A genomic stretch from Rhodospirillaceae bacterium includes:
- the terL gene encoding phage terminase large subunit: protein MGISLLTPLIHDFRNERRGRLIGYQPTVDKQTRLEAQTAKLETGNFLLPKDADWLSALKQELLAFPNGRNDDQVDSMTQFLDWSGTRRGIGWKERQLNGGRRPGRRRH, encoded by the coding sequence TTGGGCATCTCACTGTTAACTCCCCTGATTCACGATTTTCGGAATGAACGCAGGGGACGCTTGATCGGATATCAGCCAACCGTAGACAAGCAAACCCGTCTCGAGGCCCAGACAGCCAAACTCGAAACCGGAAACTTTCTGCTGCCGAAAGATGCGGATTGGCTCTCTGCATTAAAGCAAGAGCTATTGGCCTTTCCTAACGGACGCAATGACGACCAAGTGGACAGCATGACCCAGTTTCTCGACTGGAGTGGCACCCGCAGAGGTATTGGCTGGAAAGAGCGGCAACTCAATGGCGGACGGCGCCCTGGCCGTCGACGGCACTAA